In Nostoc edaphicum CCNP1411, the sequence TAGGGATTGAAACTTCATCTACACGCGGGATACGTGCAATTTCAGATTGCAATTCAACAAAATCCCTATTAGGGATTGAAACCAGCTTCGATTTTTATTCCCGACCTCAACGATTACATTGCAATTCAACAAAATCCCTATTAGGGATTGAAACTTAGAATTTCTTTCAGACTGTATTTCTTGGCAACAGATTGATGAAATTATTGCTTACTTTGATGATGGCACAGTGGGAAGAAAACTTTGCGATTTACTGAAATTCTTATTATTCAAAATGGGTTCGCAACAATTAATCAGTGGTTGATTAGCTATTGCTTCCAAGCCAACTGAATTAAGCAAAGTTGTCCAGTTTGCCAGTAAAGTCTCATTGTGGGGATTTTTATAGCGTAATTCTGCCAAACTCACAATAGCATCATACCAAACACCATTTGCAGTATAAAGCGTCGCCTTTTGTTGGGGTGTTGCTTGTTTGAGTTGTTCTGTTAATTTTGAATTTTGGTTAACCCTTTGCACCCAACCATCTGCATAATCCAGTTTCGTAGATTGTTTTTGGTCACATTGAACCCGTACTTTAAAAAACCAGTGATACATTTTTCCCACCTGCAATGAGCCTTGATTCGGGGGATAATGAACGCTAATAATACCTGGTGATTTTGGTGGTGTCAAATAAGTTCTGTATAAAGTTTGGCTTTTGTTATTAGTTTCCTCTTGCAAAACAAACTCTATATTGGCTATAGATGATGCATTATAGGGAACAAAAAATAAGAAAGAAGGATGTTCAGCGCTTGTTAAACCCCAAACTTGAGTGATGGAAACATCTGCTTCCTTACCTTGTTTAAGAGTTTGTTGATAGGTCGGTACTAAGGCTGTTACCGTTTGATTCGCTGCATCGCATCCACGGCTTGCAGCCCCACCTCTAGAACCGGCTGCACTTCGGTCTGGTGGTGGCGGTGGTGGGATAAATTTGACTGAGGACAAATGATTATTAACTGGTAACGCCTGGAGTTGTAGAGCGTAGGATATATTACTAGTGAATGCTATCACCAAGGCTATGGTTAATTGAAGGTTTTTCATAATTCGTTGTTAAGCAAAAAGATATTTTTATGATTGTTTGATAGGTTTTATAAGAAGAATTCAGAACTCAGGAATCAGAAAACAGGTATGAATTCTGTACGAGTAGGTGACGAATATTGGTTAAAAGCGAGTGTTTAGTGGGCGAAAAAAAATTAAAATATTCTCACCTTAAAACTCTATCTCTTTATGGGTAGAGTATTCTGAATTCTGTATTCTGTATTCTGACTCCTGTTTTATAACAGCTAAGAAGATAACAGCACTACCTCCTAAAGCGATCGCCGCAGGTACAAAGGGAAGCCAATAACTGTATAGTATTAATAATATCAGGCAAGAACTGTATAAACTCAGGAATGCCACCCCCATTGCCAAGGCTAAATAAGCGAGTTGTCGCAGATAAGCTGCAAGCAAACCTCCCGTAATCGCCCAACCCCAAAGCCAAATCACTTCACCCCATACATCCCAAGTCGATAAAAGAGGCCGCCCATCTAAAACCGCACTCAATAACTGACTTACCATCTGTGCTTGTAAAAAAACTCCTGCTATTTCCTGTGGTTTGCCTTGAGAGGAAGCGTAGGGAGTGAATGAATAATCACGAAAACTTTCGGCTGTTGTACCAATTAAAACTATCCGGTCTTTGACTGCATCGGCTTTGAGTTTACCAGCCAATGCTTCTTGTAGGGTAATACGAGGTGCGATCGCTTCTAAGTTTACAAAAGAGCGATAATTGAGTAAAATTTGGTGTCCCAATGCGTCAATACCTTGGTAGCCTCCGGTATGAGCCTCAATTGGTTTTAAAGTCAGCTTACCTAATTGCCAAGCACCATCAGGGCTAAATTGTAGCTTAATTCCCTTAGCATATAAATAACGTAATGTCAACTGCACATTTAAGGCATAAGGTGCAGTACAGGGAGATGAGGGAGGGGGAGTTAACGCCAACAGATGCCGCCGCACCACATTATCAGCATCGATGACGATATCACTAAAGCCGAGAGCGTCGGGAGAAATTTCTGGTGGTGGTTTGATGCCTGGTTTGGTAGTTTGGGGGTTACTAACTTGACATACTGCCACAAAGCGATCGCTTTTTCTCATTCGTTCTGCCAACTTTGGATAAGCTGGCTGTACAGCATAATCTCGGTATATATCCAAACCAATCACCCGTGGTTGATATGCCTCTAATTTTGCCAATAATTTATCTAGAGCCTCATCTGATAAAGACCCTCGTCGATTGGGAGATTGGGATTGTACATCTTCTTCAGTAACCGTAATTACCAGTATGCGAGAATCTGGTTTTTCCTGGGGACGCAGACGTAGCAGATGGTCAAACGCCATTAACTCCCATGATTGCAGTAAACCAAAATACCGTACTCCCATTAACAATGGTGTGATAACTATGCAAGCAAGCATAACCGCAGACAAAGCTTGTCGTAGGTTGATACCTCCCCTAATTGGGGTTTTGGGTATGGATGTTATCTGCTGACTATTCTGGTTGACGTGCAATTCTCGCCACAGCAGAGGTATCGTTGCGGGATTTTGATAAATTACAGGCAACCAAGTAGCACAGGGAAATTGAGTTTCTAGTCCTTGCAACCGTTCCCGCGCTTCTCTGACTGCTATATATAAAGATTTACCACAAGCAAAAGCTTCTAAAAAATACTTCAGGAATTCTTGCGCCACCCTATCAGGAACAGGTTCTCGCATGACGATGATTTGGGGTATATGCAAATCTGCAAACTCCCGCGCCAAACCCAAACCATCACAGGAGTTAAAAATGGCCAAATGTAAACCTCGTTCTACTGCTTTTCGCAAGCCATACTTTAATTGACTAATTGTCAAGCTTTCTGTTTGATTAATATAAATTTTCCCTTCATTACCGCTTCCATCAGTAGCACTATGTCCGGCAAAAAACAAAATCTGCCAGTCTTGTTCCCATAGTTGGTCAGTGAGGTCTTTACCTGATGGCTCGACTAGGAAGGTAGTATTGGCATGAGGTAATTCTTTCAAAAGCTGACTGTCTGTTTGGATATCAATTCCT encodes:
- a CDS encoding CHASE2 domain-containing protein; protein product: MGKLVVLKLGTGSFEAGFPVTLQIGDENVRPIVEISGELPPDPEIVLCYHQWQSIYCKLKFTGRPIGIPKQSTQTPSLEDCEKAADTLRFHLNSWLSSTTFRTIREKWLEKLLPEDHIRVLLQTNDLRLQKLPWHLWDLLERYPKAEIALSAPSYEQVSRNSPPQSQVKVLAILGNSQGIDIQTDSQLLKELPHANTTFLVEPSGKDLTDQLWEQDWQILFFAGHSATDGSGNEGKIYINQTESLTISQLKYGLRKAVERGLHLAIFNSCDGLGLAREFADLHIPQIIVMREPVPDRVAQEFLKYFLEAFACGKSLYIAVREARERLQGLETQFPCATWLPVIYQNPATIPLLWRELHVNQNSQQITSIPKTPIRGGINLRQALSAVMLACIVITPLLMGVRYFGLLQSWELMAFDHLLRLRPQEKPDSRILVITVTEEDVQSQSPNRRGSLSDEALDKLLAKLEAYQPRVIGLDIYRDYAVQPAYPKLAERMRKSDRFVAVCQVSNPQTTKPGIKPPPEISPDALGFSDIVIDADNVVRRHLLALTPPPSSPCTAPYALNVQLTLRYLYAKGIKLQFSPDGAWQLGKLTLKPIEAHTGGYQGIDALGHQILLNYRSFVNLEAIAPRITLQEALAGKLKADAVKDRIVLIGTTAESFRDYSFTPYASSQGKPQEIAGVFLQAQMVSQLLSAVLDGRPLLSTWDVWGEVIWLWGWAITGGLLAAYLRQLAYLALAMGVAFLSLYSSCLILLILYSYWLPFVPAAIALGGSAVIFLAVIKQESEYRIQNSEYSTHKEIEF
- a CDS encoding DUF928 domain-containing protein — protein: MKNLQLTIALVIAFTSNISYALQLQALPVNNHLSSVKFIPPPPPPDRSAAGSRGGAASRGCDAANQTVTALVPTYQQTLKQGKEADVSITQVWGLTSAEHPSFLFFVPYNASSIANIEFVLQEETNNKSQTLYRTYLTPPKSPGIISVHYPPNQGSLQVGKMYHWFFKVRVQCDQKQSTKLDYADGWVQRVNQNSKLTEQLKQATPQQKATLYTANGVWYDAIVSLAELRYKNPHNETLLANWTTLLNSVGLEAIANQPLINCCEPILNNKNFSKSQSFLPTVPSSK